In the Trinickia acidisoli genome, TACTGAACTCCGCGACGAGCCGACTGCGGCATCAACGTTCGACACCCTGCTCGTGTCGCCCTCGATGAACTCGAGCATTGCGCGAGCTTCGGCTATACGCGGCACGACCCGCATCATGGCGAACTGCAGCGTGCCCGTGTCGCAACCGCCCTTACCGGCTATCGCCCCGGAAGCGCTGCGGCTGTCGCAGAGCATTTGCGATGTCCGCTTTGCGCGCTGCGCGGCGACCACCGAGATCGACGTTGTCAGCATTGCCGTTCTCGACGCTTCCCGCGCGGCGGATAAAGCGTCCGCTGCGCGTGACCCCGCAGTGCTCACGATCGCGTTTTCCACGGCCGCGACACCAGCGCAACGGTTCAACGCTTTGATCGAGCTCGATCTCGACGAGTACCCCGCGCTACGCATTGCGCTCGGCACCGAGAACACCAATCCGGCAGCCACGGCGGCAAACGCCGTCGCAACGAAGCGGCGTCAGGCTCTGACGCTGAGCGTCGCCGAACTGTTGATCGAATCGCTCCTCACGCGGCTTAGCGCGCTGCATTTCGACAATCTGCGCCTGATCGGCATCGCACGCGGTCGAATCGCACAGATGTCCGGCGGATCATTGGTTCATTTAGTTCTATCGCCCCGCGATGCGAACGCGGCAATCGGCGGGTCGCGCGTCTACTACGAGCACACCGTGTCGCTTCCCGATTGCGCCGTCGACTGCATCGACGCGCTCGTGCAAGACGCGCCCGTCGATCTTCAGTTCGGCGAATTGACCGTACCGGGCAGTCTCGTGATCGGCACGAAGCGGCTGTCGGTCGACACGCTCGCTCGGCTTCAGCCCGGCGACGTGTTGCTGCGCGCGCTCTTCCCTTCGTTCGACGCTCGGTTGCTCTTCTCGACGAACGAAGCACTCGGAGACGACGAGGACGACGCGTTATCGAGCGACACCGCGGGGAGCGCCCTCGCCGCTTGGGGAACGACCGGCCTTGTCCGTCTGTGCGCCATCGCCCGGTTCGACGCAATCTCGGCGGTTATCACTAAGGAGACCTATATGTCGGACCATCTGGACCCAGCGTTCATCGACGCCGGCCTATCCGCCGATCAGCAGGGCGATTCGGCCCGTATCGGCGATCTCGAGCTTCCGGTCCAGTT is a window encoding:
- the sctQ gene encoding type III secretion system cytoplasmic ring protein SctQ — its product is MANCSVPVSQPPLPAIAPEALRLSQSICDVRFARCAATTEIDVVSIAVLDASRAADKASAARDPAVLTIAFSTAATPAQRFNALIELDLDEYPALRIALGTENTNPAATAANAVATKRRQALTLSVAELLIESLLTRLSALHFDNLRLIGIARGRIAQMSGGSLVHLVLSPRDANAAIGGSRVYYEHTVSLPDCAVDCIDALVQDAPVDLQFGELTVPGSLVIGTKRLSVDTLARLQPGDVLLRALFPSFDARLLFSTNEALGDDEDDALSSDTAGSALAAWGTTGLVRLCAIARFDAISAVITKETYMSDHLDPAFIDAGLSADQQGDSARIGDLELPVQFEIDTLAIPLSQLSAIGPGYVIEFPVPFRDAKLRLVAHGSTIGHGELVTVGDHLGVRIVRMAHNDNTLPRADDGSI